The following are from one region of the Stigmatella ashevillena genome:
- a CDS encoding amidohydrolase, protein MTEICIRDCHALVPNEQGALSVARHQDILIRDNRIAALRPTGEPLDAGVTVIEGQRMLALPGLINTHAHVASVLFRGLAEDVSLERWFNDFIWPLETNLTPEDVYWGAQLGLIEMIEAGVTTVADHSLFMDEVARAVEEAGTRARLGWSAFSSGGYAALAETAAFAERWKGGAGGRITTCMAPFSPYTCDDGLLRACVGHATRLGVGIHLHAAEEMNQTLASVSRRDRTPIQVLQDTGVLGVPTLIAHACGLLPQDIELLARHRAHVGVAHAPKQALKLGLGVAPLRALRKAGVPVGLATGTASGNPLELFESLRLMAMLQKHDALDPEVLPIAEALDITTRGSAAALGLGTELGVLSPGAQADIVLVDTRGTHWQPPHDLAAGLVYGARASDVHTVLVNGRVLLRDRQVLTLDKERVLAEVASRMERLALCVPESRPQRYRP, encoded by the coding sequence ATGACGGAGATCTGCATCCGCGATTGCCACGCGCTCGTTCCGAACGAGCAAGGGGCGCTTTCCGTGGCCCGCCACCAGGACATCCTCATTCGAGACAACCGGATTGCCGCGCTGCGGCCCACGGGTGAGCCTCTGGACGCGGGAGTGACCGTGATCGAAGGGCAGCGAATGCTGGCCCTGCCTGGGCTCATCAATACCCACGCCCATGTGGCCAGTGTGCTCTTCCGGGGGCTGGCCGAGGACGTGTCCCTGGAGCGGTGGTTCAACGACTTCATCTGGCCCCTGGAGACCAATCTCACGCCGGAGGACGTGTACTGGGGCGCACAGCTCGGCCTCATCGAGATGATTGAGGCGGGGGTCACCACCGTGGCCGACCACTCCCTCTTCATGGACGAGGTGGCTCGGGCCGTCGAGGAGGCGGGGACCCGCGCGCGGCTCGGGTGGAGTGCATTCTCCAGCGGTGGTTACGCCGCGCTTGCCGAGACGGCCGCGTTCGCGGAGCGTTGGAAGGGCGGCGCCGGGGGCCGCATCACCACCTGCATGGCGCCCTTTTCGCCCTACACCTGCGACGACGGCTTGCTGCGTGCCTGTGTGGGGCATGCGACCCGTTTGGGCGTAGGCATCCATCTGCACGCCGCCGAGGAGATGAACCAGACGCTCGCCAGCGTGAGCCGGCGGGACCGCACCCCCATCCAAGTGCTTCAGGACACGGGCGTGCTGGGCGTCCCCACGCTCATCGCCCACGCTTGCGGGCTGCTGCCCCAGGACATCGAACTGCTCGCTCGCCACCGCGCGCATGTGGGCGTCGCCCATGCGCCCAAGCAGGCGCTCAAGCTGGGGTTGGGGGTGGCGCCCCTGCGTGCCCTGCGCAAGGCCGGTGTGCCCGTGGGGCTGGCCACGGGCACGGCCAGTGGCAACCCGCTGGAACTCTTCGAGAGTCTGCGGCTCATGGCCATGCTGCAGAAGCACGACGCGCTCGATCCCGAGGTTCTTCCCATCGCCGAGGCGCTCGACATCACCACGCGGGGGAGTGCGGCCGCGCTGGGCCTTGGCACGGAACTCGGTGTGCTTTCGCCGGGCGCTCAGGCCGACATCGTTCTCGTGGACACCCGAGGCACCCACTGGCAGCCGCCGCATGACCTGGCTGCTGGACTGGTGTACGGCGCACGCGCGAGCGACGTGCACACCGTTTTGGTGAATGGCCGGGTCCTTTTGCGTGATCGCCAAGTGCTGACACTCGACAAGGAGCGCGTCCTCGCGGAGGTGGCCAGCCGCATGGAGCGCTTGGCCCTGTGCGTGCCTGAGTCTCGGCCTCAGCGCTACAGGCCTTGA